In one Bacillus sp. Marseille-P3661 genomic region, the following are encoded:
- a CDS encoding DUF4825 domain-containing protein, which translates to MLNLKKAVICGGLAFLLLGIIAALWFQFPLGSKDKSIRNAQQYLSYKTDYIGDASKVGNILSLLKYPEPLVNESFELITANRPYKVIVYLKNNPELRYEYEISSLQRQLEENAILMFSLIGNADIVEFFVEDEVSGTPFQFTREWAEERLNKDVREFSQSDIRFAELLAL; encoded by the coding sequence ATGTTAAATTTAAAGAAGGCTGTAATATGCGGTGGGCTGGCATTTTTATTGCTAGGTATAATAGCTGCTCTGTGGTTTCAGTTTCCACTTGGGAGTAAAGACAAATCAATTCGAAACGCTCAGCAGTATCTGTCATACAAAACGGATTATATAGGTGATGCGTCAAAGGTTGGTAATATCCTTTCATTGCTTAAATATCCCGAACCGCTAGTTAATGAATCTTTTGAGCTTATTACTGCCAACCGGCCTTACAAGGTGATTGTCTATTTAAAGAATAATCCCGAGTTAAGATATGAATATGAGATATCTTCACTACAAAGGCAGCTTGAGGAAAATGCTATCTTAATGTTTTCGCTAATTGGTAATGCAGATATAGTTGAGTTTTTTGTTGAAGATGAGGTATCGGGAACGCCTTTCCAATTTACTCGGGAATGGGCTGAAGAAAGATTAAACAAAGACGTACGTGAATTTTCACAGTCTGATATTAGGTTTGCGGAGTTGTTGGCTTTGTAG
- a CDS encoding CoxG family protein, whose protein sequence is MPIAKEHGRVNQNIHTMWDFIKDMENWAPCMPGYVSFKEVDKNVSIWCLKGDVGIFKRKVDFTVTVTERVAPDRIAFTLEAKTEGIKGVGSYKAVAVGDDATDVEFNLDMSGQGLAAKVVNVLLSKTLPRDCKILKDNLTKVLESEESPVEIR, encoded by the coding sequence ATGCCAATAGCTAAAGAGCATGGCCGTGTTAATCAAAATATCCATACAATGTGGGATTTTATTAAGGATATGGAAAATTGGGCTCCGTGTATGCCAGGCTATGTCTCTTTTAAGGAAGTTGATAAGAACGTTTCAATTTGGTGCCTTAAAGGTGATGTAGGAATTTTTAAGAGAAAAGTAGACTTTACAGTTACTGTAACTGAGCGAGTAGCTCCTGATCGAATTGCTTTTACCCTAGAGGCAAAAACCGAAGGCATTAAAGGTGTTGGTTCTTATAAAGCAGTAGCTGTTGGGGATGATGCTACCGATGTAGAATTTAATCTTGATATGTCAGGACAGGGATTGGCGGCTAAAGTAGTAAATGTTTTATTATCAAAGACATTACCACGCGACTGCAAAATACTAAAGGATAATCTGACAAAAGTGTTGGAATCCGAAGAAAGTCCAGTCGAAATTAGGTAG
- a CDS encoding methyl-accepting chemotaxis protein, translating to MRLTVGKKLVGGVSIMIFLIIIIGVLASNRISFINDNLTNIADSWLPGVELINRFTYLSEHVLTLTMQHINTDSLQDKQKFEEEIQATIEQATTTLNDYSATIYLTENRKNFNELLTKWDSYLTSNTVTLNNSRNIDKVAANYNLEKTIKTFKSMQTNLNALVEINKNGAVQASLESNTAMKTSQVIIIIGMIAGIILGGALVYLLNRAISKPLVRVTNTIKEVANGNLKVDDIEIKSHDEIGELATSVNTMKTELSKMITNMIVASQSVKSQSDDLTNAANELKLGAEQVASAIQQITSDAEEQATSSTNAAVTVSNFNNRIIETSENGLVLKQKAETVYNESLNGKQLMDQSVDQMKKINEIMLLSMEKVLELDKSNQNINQLVKVIRDIAEQTNLLALNAAIEAARAGEHGRGFAVVANEVKKLAEQVANSIKEITTITETIKMESRSVVESLELGTVTTKAGNEFIVNTGSTFDSIIEEVNAMVSLVYSVSDHLEQTKIDSDEINQFTQEMSSISEETAASTEQTSASIQQQASTTESIADSSKALSELSGELFNTVKKFKV from the coding sequence ATGAGGTTAACGGTAGGAAAAAAATTAGTTGGCGGAGTTTCAATTATGATATTTTTAATTATCATAATTGGAGTTCTTGCTAGTAATCGTATAAGTTTTATAAATGATAATTTAACAAACATAGCAGATTCCTGGTTACCTGGAGTCGAACTTATAAATAGATTTACTTATTTGAGTGAACATGTGCTTACCTTAACCATGCAGCACATTAATACGGATAGCCTTCAAGATAAACAAAAATTTGAAGAAGAAATTCAAGCTACTATTGAACAGGCTACCACAACATTGAATGACTATTCTGCAACTATTTACTTGACAGAAAATCGAAAAAACTTCAATGAGTTATTAACAAAATGGGATAGTTATCTCACAAGTAACACCGTGACATTAAATAATAGTAGAAATATAGATAAAGTAGCCGCAAATTATAATTTGGAGAAAACTATTAAAACTTTTAAAAGTATGCAAACTAACCTAAATGCTCTTGTTGAAATTAATAAAAATGGCGCAGTACAGGCAAGTCTAGAATCCAATACAGCGATGAAAACTTCACAAGTTATTATTATAATCGGCATGATTGCCGGAATAATCCTCGGTGGAGCTCTAGTTTACCTTTTAAATAGGGCTATCAGCAAGCCATTGGTTAGAGTAACAAATACTATAAAAGAAGTAGCAAATGGTAACTTAAAAGTTGATGATATTGAAATAAAAAGTCATGATGAAATTGGCGAGCTTGCAACCTCAGTAAACACTATGAAAACAGAACTTTCAAAAATGATAACCAATATGATTGTTGCATCGCAAAGTGTTAAAAGTCAGAGCGATGACTTAACTAATGCTGCAAATGAACTAAAACTAGGTGCAGAACAAGTGGCATCAGCCATTCAACAAATTACTTCCGATGCCGAGGAGCAGGCAACATCATCAACGAATGCTGCTGTAACAGTTAGTAACTTTAATAATCGCATTATTGAAACAAGTGAAAACGGATTAGTACTAAAGCAGAAAGCAGAAACTGTTTATAATGAATCACTTAATGGAAAGCAATTGATGGATCAGTCTGTTGACCAAATGAAGAAAATTAATGAGATTATGCTATTATCGATGGAGAAAGTGCTAGAACTTGATAAAAGTAATCAAAATATAAATCAATTAGTAAAAGTAATTCGAGATATTGCTGAACAAACAAATCTACTTGCCTTAAACGCAGCAATCGAAGCCGCCCGAGCAGGTGAACACGGAAGAGGATTCGCGGTAGTCGCAAACGAAGTAAAAAAACTAGCAGAACAAGTTGCCAACTCAATTAAAGAGATTACAACTATCACTGAAACAATAAAAATGGAATCAAGGTCTGTTGTTGAATCACTAGAGCTTGGAACTGTAACCACTAAAGCAGGCAATGAATTTATTGTTAATACGGGCTCAACTTTTGATAGTATCATTGAAGAAGTAAACGCTATGGTCTCACTCGTATACAGCGTATCAGATCATTTAGAGCAAACTAAAATTGATAGTGATGAAATAAATCAATTTACTCAAGAAATGTCATCTATATCTGAAGAAACGGCAGCTAGCACTGAACAGACTTCAGCTTCTATACAACAGCAAGCAAGTACAACAGAGTCTATTGCTGACAGTAGTAAAGCTCTCTCTGAGCTATCTGGTGAATTGTTTAATACGGTTAAGAAATTTAAAGTATAA
- a CDS encoding stalk domain-containing protein, which translates to MIKKKFIILFTVVFLAVPFVAFGAGTKISALLAPHIQIVNSGKNIDVTDNPAIMYNNRTYVPLRAVSEAIGVNVEWDGTNNRIDLMEPQDDHAVIEKNGVKVVDYVAKPNVMKTFDIISGQQEGEIIYTISEKLDTQATATFLVLNQNNKIATYETIILKETAPGTYSQKFYTEYFHLPYKPETSNLGLYEEKMANDYSYRLNLN; encoded by the coding sequence TTGATTAAAAAGAAGTTTATTATTCTCTTTACAGTTGTTTTTTTAGCAGTGCCTTTTGTAGCATTTGGAGCAGGCACAAAAATTAGTGCGTTATTAGCTCCGCATATTCAAATTGTCAACTCAGGTAAAAACATTGATGTAACGGATAACCCAGCTATTATGTATAATAATCGCACCTATGTCCCATTGCGAGCGGTAAGTGAAGCGATAGGGGTTAACGTTGAGTGGGATGGTACAAATAATCGAATTGACCTAATGGAGCCACAAGATGATCATGCAGTAATTGAGAAAAATGGTGTGAAAGTGGTTGATTATGTCGCGAAACCGAATGTCATGAAGACATTTGATATTATAAGCGGGCAGCAAGAGGGTGAGATTATTTATACCATTTCAGAGAAACTTGATACACAAGCTACTGCTACCTTCCTAGTGCTAAATCAAAATAACAAAATTGCAACCTATGAAACGATCATATTAAAAGAAACAGCACCGGGTACGTATAGCCAAAAGTTTTATACAGAATATTTCCACCTTCCATATAAACCTGAAACAAGTAATTTAGGTTTATATGAGGAAAAAATGGCGAATGATTATTCATACCGTTTGAATTTAAATTAA
- a CDS encoding GntR family transcriptional regulator has translation MFTVKKKVAGENNKEYSYRILKDAIMSLELKPGQAISEAELAIKLQISRTPIREVMAKLREEHLVEVRPQVGTYVSKINPLLIEEAAFMRYALEREVLKLSCEEFPEEGLYELKKIVSLQERLSEKGGSALEFHELDKQFHKTIYQGNQKENVWEAIMRLSTHYNRIRLLDEMEHSFKTAIQQHREIIEKIETKNLKKIDECIRQHILKPTQQWAVLYSETSPYVDYFDFAYKMPVF, from the coding sequence ATGTTTACTGTAAAAAAGAAGGTAGCGGGTGAAAATAATAAGGAATATTCTTATCGGATATTGAAAGATGCCATTATGTCATTAGAATTAAAGCCTGGTCAAGCAATCAGTGAGGCTGAATTGGCGATAAAATTACAAATTTCTAGGACGCCAATTCGAGAAGTAATGGCTAAACTTAGGGAAGAGCATTTAGTTGAAGTTCGTCCACAAGTGGGTACGTATGTTTCAAAGATTAATCCTCTATTAATCGAGGAAGCGGCTTTTATGCGCTACGCTTTAGAGCGAGAGGTTTTAAAATTGTCTTGTGAAGAGTTTCCTGAAGAAGGATTATATGAGTTGAAAAAAATCGTATCTCTGCAAGAAAGATTAAGTGAAAAAGGTGGAAGTGCATTAGAATTCCATGAATTAGATAAGCAATTTCATAAAACTATATATCAAGGAAATCAAAAGGAAAATGTGTGGGAAGCCATTATGCGATTGAGCACTCATTATAATCGTATTAGACTTTTAGATGAAATGGAACATAGCTTTAAAACGGCTATCCAACAGCATAGAGAAATAATTGAGAAGATAGAGACTAAAAACTTAAAGAAAATTGACGAGTGTATTAGGCAACATATCCTAAAGCCAACTCAGCAGTGGGCTGTTTTATACAGTGAAACTAGTCCATATGTCGATTATTTTGATTTCGCATACAAAATGCCAGTATTTTAA
- a CDS encoding mechanosensitive ion channel family protein produces the protein MFNLGNFNWEALLINAGLVALKVIGIFLAFIIVKAIGKKLLERTFNKLSNRKDISEGRALTLQRLAENIFSYVLIFILVATLFSIFGLSVASLIAGAGIVGLAVGFGAQGLVSDVVTGFFLLLEKQIDVNDYVTVGSIDGVVEVVGLRTTQIRSFDGTLNFIPNRDITSVRNHSRGNMRALVDIGIAYDVNIDQAIEVMQAACDRVAAESSVIAEGPSVIGVQALGSSDVVLRVIAKTQNGEQWGVERELRKTIKEAFDANGIEIPFPHQVYINKTNEGTEKVLGQA, from the coding sequence TTGTTTAACTTAGGAAACTTTAATTGGGAAGCACTACTAATTAATGCTGGCTTAGTGGCATTAAAGGTAATTGGTATTTTCCTGGCTTTTATTATAGTTAAGGCAATTGGCAAGAAATTGTTAGAGCGTACATTTAACAAACTTAGTAATAGAAAGGATATTTCGGAAGGTCGCGCGTTGACATTACAAAGGCTAGCGGAGAATATTTTCTCATATGTGTTAATCTTTATTCTTGTGGCAACGTTATTCAGTATTTTTGGATTATCGGTTGCAAGTTTAATTGCTGGCGCAGGGATTGTTGGACTAGCAGTTGGTTTTGGAGCTCAAGGACTTGTTAGCGATGTTGTGACTGGCTTTTTCTTGTTATTAGAAAAGCAAATTGATGTTAATGATTATGTAACAGTTGGCAGTATTGATGGAGTTGTTGAAGTAGTCGGCTTGCGGACTACACAAATTCGCAGCTTTGATGGCACACTTAATTTTATTCCGAATCGTGATATAACTAGTGTGAGAAACCATTCACGAGGAAATATGCGTGCTCTTGTTGATATTGGTATAGCATATGATGTAAACATCGATCAAGCAATAGAAGTAATGCAAGCTGCCTGTGACCGAGTGGCCGCTGAGAGTTCTGTTATTGCAGAAGGTCCAAGTGTAATTGGAGTTCAAGCTCTAGGATCATCGGATGTTGTTTTACGTGTTATTGCTAAGACTCAAAATGGAGAACAATGGGGAGTTGAGCGCGAGCTGCGTAAAACAATCAAAGAAGCGTTTGATGCAAATGGTATTGAGATTCCTTTTCCACATCAAGTTTATATTAATAAAACAAATGAAGGTACAGAAAAAGTTTTAGGACAAGCGTGA
- a CDS encoding MFS transporter, giving the protein MSHSPNELLAKKNNLIILAVALGAILNPLNTTMITVALPDIQKEFALTSNQVSWLISSYFIVSAICLPLIGKLSDFYGRKQIFLIGLLLVAISSLTAPLSNNMLFLLGMRSIQAIGTSALYPAGIGIVRSFISKNQNRVIGTLAVFASTSAAFGPTISGILIQYGGWPIIFYVNFPVIILSAILAYKYIPNDTKVAKASFKWDSPGIFLFSLLIFFWMYFFQDFKNGLNVWALVISVMVSYLFYQHEKKSSEPFINVNFLLKNLNISLVFIQYIFTTLVFFAMLLSMPTYLQSVLMLNSKSTGITMLSISVFAMIMTPLATRWMEKSGFRVPLMFGVAVGIVGVILLFTTNHTIYWILIILSIIGISNGILNVGLQTVLYSFVSKSESGIASGLLMTSRFIGNILASSLFGVMFATGISDQNLTSMSIVLLIISVVLIPGMLLITNAKYLLKKQA; this is encoded by the coding sequence ATGTCACATAGCCCAAATGAACTTTTAGCTAAAAAAAACAATCTAATCATTTTAGCTGTCGCATTGGGAGCCATATTAAATCCATTAAATACAACGATGATTACAGTTGCATTGCCAGACATACAGAAGGAATTTGCATTAACATCTAACCAAGTATCTTGGTTAATTTCCTCCTATTTTATTGTAAGTGCGATCTGTCTGCCGCTGATTGGTAAATTAAGTGACTTTTACGGTAGAAAACAAATATTCTTAATTGGATTATTACTGGTAGCTATATCATCCTTGACAGCTCCCCTATCCAATAACATGTTATTTTTATTAGGGATGCGCTCGATTCAAGCCATTGGTACATCCGCTTTATATCCAGCTGGTATTGGCATTGTACGATCCTTTATATCTAAAAATCAAAATCGAGTGATTGGTACACTAGCGGTCTTTGCCAGTACTTCTGCAGCTTTCGGACCAACGATTAGCGGCATACTAATTCAATATGGTGGCTGGCCGATTATTTTTTATGTGAATTTTCCCGTAATTATTTTATCCGCAATTTTGGCTTATAAGTATATACCTAATGATACTAAAGTGGCTAAAGCATCTTTTAAATGGGATTCACCTGGAATATTTTTATTTAGTCTATTAATATTCTTCTGGATGTATTTTTTCCAAGATTTCAAAAATGGCTTGAATGTGTGGGCCCTTGTTATTTCTGTAATGGTAAGCTATTTATTTTATCAGCATGAAAAAAAGAGTTCAGAGCCATTTATTAATGTTAATTTTTTATTAAAAAATTTAAATATATCATTAGTTTTCATTCAATATATTTTTACAACACTGGTCTTTTTCGCAATGCTACTGTCAATGCCTACTTATCTACAAAGTGTGCTTATGTTAAACTCCAAATCAACTGGTATTACAATGCTTTCTATTTCTGTATTTGCAATGATAATGACTCCACTTGCAACAAGGTGGATGGAAAAGTCAGGTTTCAGAGTCCCTTTAATGTTTGGGGTGGCAGTAGGAATAGTTGGGGTTATCCTACTTTTCACTACAAACCATACCATTTATTGGATATTAATTATATTATCGATTATTGGCATAAGTAATGGAATTTTAAATGTCGGCTTACAAACTGTTTTGTATAGCTTTGTTTCTAAGTCCGAAAGTGGCATAGCATCAGGATTGTTAATGACTTCTAGGTTTATTGGTAATATTCTTGCCTCAAGCTTATTTGGAGTTATGTTTGCTACAGGCATAAGCGATCAAAATTTAACCTCCATGTCGATTGTTTTATTGATAATTTCTGTTGTTTTAATACCGGGAATGCTTTTAATAACCAATGCAAAATATCTTCTTAAGAAACAAGCATAG
- a CDS encoding DUF3231 family protein, producing the protein MDSHHDPIKLTAAELSYLWTSYITDSMSVWILRYFRQNVDDQDIKTLLEHAIDLSQQHIEIIKGIFIGEVIQVPQGFTENDVNLRAKRLFSDVFYLKYIRNMAKGGLVTYGRILQNVYRQDIRSFYSKCLTSTLELDNEATNMLLEKGLDLRPPTIPYPKKLEFIHKQSFILEALGRRESLTGTEITNLHANIETNQFGTCIAIAFSQVAQSDKVRQYLLRGKNIALKHIEVFRSYMEMNSLPVPMSIDQEVTDSTESPFSDKLMMFHFSLMIYAGIGNYGIAISESQRTDLVVDYSRLTMEILKYSEDGSNLMIANEWLEQPPLSADRKSLAKKNKSM; encoded by the coding sequence ATGGATAGCCATCACGATCCAATTAAGCTAACCGCGGCGGAATTGTCTTATTTATGGACTAGCTATATTACCGATAGTATGTCAGTGTGGATTTTACGATACTTTCGTCAAAATGTTGATGATCAAGATATAAAAACGCTTTTAGAGCATGCTATCGACTTATCACAGCAGCATATTGAAATTATTAAAGGAATTTTTATTGGAGAAGTAATTCAGGTTCCACAAGGTTTTACTGAAAATGATGTTAATCTAAGAGCCAAACGCTTATTTTCAGACGTATTCTATTTAAAATACATACGCAATATGGCTAAAGGCGGATTAGTGACCTACGGGAGGATATTACAAAATGTATATCGCCAAGACATACGATCATTTTATTCAAAGTGCCTTACATCTACGTTGGAGTTGGATAATGAAGCGACTAATATGCTATTAGAAAAAGGCCTTGATCTCCGCCCACCAACTATTCCTTATCCGAAAAAACTGGAATTTATTCATAAGCAATCCTTTATTTTAGAAGCACTAGGACGAAGGGAATCCTTAACCGGGACAGAGATTACCAATCTCCATGCTAATATCGAAACGAATCAATTTGGAACTTGTATTGCGATTGCTTTTAGTCAAGTGGCCCAGTCAGACAAAGTCCGCCAATATTTATTACGAGGTAAAAATATTGCTTTAAAACATATAGAGGTTTTTCGGAGTTATATGGAGATGAATTCCTTACCTGTTCCAATGTCCATTGATCAGGAAGTTACCGATTCGACCGAATCTCCCTTCTCAGATAAATTAATGATGTTTCACTTTAGCTTAATGATTTATGCTGGAATCGGCAACTATGGAATAGCAATATCTGAAAGTCAGCGAACAGATTTGGTTGTCGATTATTCTAGACTAACAATGGAAATTTTGAAGTACTCTGAAGATGGCAGTAATCTTATGATCGCCAACGAATGGCTCGAACAACCACCTTTATCTGCTGACCGGAAAAGCTTAGCAAAGAAAAATAAGTCTATGTAA
- a CDS encoding CBO0543 family protein, whose amino-acid sequence MLEYFPCIFYVSIFNCLYYLLCKDYLMWDLRSKVFTTKQLRCLHILAMDPLIMLLFLAKFPKRLYKQILYFTKWVIMSTLVEWVAHKKLQVLYFDHGWNIGWSLLIYVKMYLYSLLLKKNAILTMILSIFSTLFFLIKFKVPVKRNIVLQLEKGRDFINARINFNFLKLNTLLAAGVAILIGIRTLQKIVGRV is encoded by the coding sequence ATGTTAGAGTACTTTCCATGTATATTTTATGTGAGCATTTTCAATTGTCTTTATTATTTATTATGTAAAGATTACCTAATGTGGGATTTAAGATCAAAGGTGTTTACCACTAAGCAGCTTAGATGTTTACATATATTGGCGATGGATCCGCTTATAATGCTGTTATTTTTAGCTAAATTCCCAAAAAGATTATACAAACAAATTTTATATTTTACAAAATGGGTTATAATGTCGACACTCGTTGAGTGGGTTGCACATAAGAAACTGCAGGTATTATATTTTGATCATGGCTGGAATATAGGTTGGTCTTTATTAATTTATGTAAAAATGTACCTGTATAGCTTGCTTTTAAAAAAGAATGCTATACTTACTATGATATTATCAATTTTTTCAACGCTATTTTTCTTAATTAAGTTTAAAGTTCCTGTAAAGCGAAACATTGTCCTACAGCTTGAAAAAGGAAGGGATTTTATAAATGCAAGAATTAACTTTAATTTTTTAAAGTTAAATACTTTACTAGCTGCTGGTGTTGCCATCTTAATAGGAATTCGAACTTTGCAAAAGATAGTAGGGAGGGTTTAA
- a CDS encoding SET domain-containing protein has product MIEIKTSTISEGEFNRGVFATRDIEKGELIHAAPVISYPNAEHAFIEKTTLADYAFEYGINHTAILLGYGMLFNHSYSPNATYEINFDNHTFDFYAYKNIKAGEEILINYNGDVDDNEPLWFNKENSEE; this is encoded by the coding sequence ATGATTGAAATAAAGACTTCAACAATTAGTGAAGGAGAGTTCAACAGAGGAGTATTTGCAACACGCGATATAGAAAAAGGAGAGCTTATACACGCTGCACCGGTTATCTCTTATCCAAATGCTGAGCATGCTTTCATAGAAAAAACCACTCTTGCTGATTATGCGTTTGAATATGGTATTAACCATACAGCTATCTTATTAGGCTATGGGATGTTATTTAATCATTCATATAGTCCTAATGCTACTTACGAAATAAACTTCGATAATCACACATTTGACTTTTATGCATACAAAAATATAAAAGCCGGTGAAGAGATTTTAATTAACTATAATGGTGATGTCGATGATAATGAACCGCTATGGTTTAATAAAGAGAACTCTGAAGAGTAG
- a CDS encoding ATP-binding protein yields the protein MKEILINVLFLLVVLLVTQHILEVYTKRLTKKVVMIYAFFAGLISIFFCMTFPFHVSHGFNIDIRIVPFIIASLYGGPLTSFGLYIFIVFYRFILGVDLVLYGVVLNYALIPIFIYFIHKHYLKSGIKNKILMSLGFVFFHILTSHFIYSHLIVSNTPVNILMLGAFIKVWCIVLIILTIERIRLNFEIRNRLLDIEKMEIISHLSASISHEIRNGLTGAKGFMQLLKEGEHDSQKKRYIGIAMEELERSEGIIRDFLTFAKPAPEKVENINMEELISYTIELIKPLANMHSIIIQRELSIFWIQGDRRIIQQAFLNILKNAVEAMPDGGDLLISVHIDEQTFKVSFKDTGVGMSPEQIERLGKPYFTTKGQKGTGLGMMVAYRVIQELNGEIKVNSKVGKGTTFTILLPRICNKSYEEVVS from the coding sequence ATGAAAGAGATACTAATCAATGTTTTATTTCTACTGGTAGTATTATTAGTTACACAGCATATTCTTGAAGTATATACTAAAAGATTAACAAAAAAAGTAGTTATGATATACGCATTTTTTGCTGGTTTAATTTCAATCTTTTTTTGTATGACTTTTCCCTTTCATGTAAGTCATGGTTTTAATATAGATATACGGATCGTACCGTTTATCATAGCAAGCTTGTACGGTGGTCCACTCACAAGCTTTGGGTTGTATATATTTATCGTCTTTTATCGATTCATCCTCGGCGTAGACCTAGTTTTATATGGGGTAGTTCTTAATTATGCGCTAATTCCAATTTTTATTTATTTTATTCATAAACATTATTTGAAATCTGGAATAAAAAATAAAATCTTGATGTCACTTGGATTTGTCTTTTTCCATATACTCACAAGTCATTTTATTTACTCACATCTAATTGTATCAAATACGCCTGTAAATATATTAATGTTAGGCGCTTTTATTAAGGTTTGGTGTATTGTCCTCATTATTTTAACTATCGAGAGAATTAGGTTGAATTTCGAAATTCGTAATAGACTATTAGATATTGAAAAGATGGAAATAATCAGCCACCTAAGTGCATCTATATCACATGAGATTAGAAATGGTTTAACAGGGGCAAAAGGGTTCATGCAGCTTTTAAAGGAAGGCGAACATGATTCACAAAAGAAAAGATATATTGGGATTGCAATGGAGGAATTAGAAAGGTCAGAAGGAATTATTCGTGACTTTTTAACTTTTGCAAAACCTGCCCCTGAAAAAGTGGAGAATATCAATATGGAAGAGCTAATAAGCTATACAATTGAATTAATCAAACCGCTTGCCAATATGCACTCGATTATAATTCAAAGAGAACTTTCAATATTTTGGATTCAAGGTGACAGAAGAATTATTCAACAGGCTTTCTTAAATATACTTAAAAATGCTGTTGAAGCTATGCCGGATGGTGGGGATTTGTTGATAAGTGTGCATATTGATGAACAGACATTTAAGGTCTCTTTTAAAGATACAGGAGTAGGAATGTCTCCTGAACAAATTGAGAGACTAGGAAAACCGTACTTCACTACGAAAGGCCAAAAAGGAACCGGACTCGGTATGATGGTAGCTTATCGAGTGATACAGGAATTAAATGGAGAAATAAAAGTAAATAGCAAAGTAGGGAAAGGCACCACTTTTACAATCTTATTGCCACGTATTTGTAATAAAAGCTATGAAGAAGTAGTTAGCTAA